CCATCCACCTCTCCTCCTCCTCGAGCCTCCTCATCAACACTACCTGCGAATCCATGGCGTCCGACAGCCCCAACATAAAGTACGGCTTCTGCGCGACGTCCCTGCAGGCGGCCCCGGCCAGCAGCTGCGCGTCGACGCGGGGGCTGGCCACCATCGCCATCCGCGCCCTGCGATACAACGTGACCGACACGCGCTGCTTCATCAAGCAGTTACTGAAGAGGCGGAGCTGGGACGCCTACGTGAGGCAGTGCCTCGGCGACTGCTTCGACCTCTACTCCGACGCCATCCCCACCGTCAAGCAGGCCATGAGGTCCTACAACGAGAGGCGCTTCGACGACGCCAACGTCCAGCTAAGCTCCGTCATGGACGCCGCCACCACCTGCGAGGACAGTTTTACAGATGGTGACGGCGTCGTTTCGCCTCTCACGAAGCGGAATGCAGATGCTTTCCAGATCGGGGCGATGGCGCTGTCTGTCGTCGGTATGATTCGGACGGGATCGGCCTGAGTTTTCGTCTTCCCTTATCTGTGTTTATGTATTGCTTTTGTTTATGTTCGATCATGTTATTACCTTGATGTGAAAAAGACACGATTTGTGTACTAATTTGCAAACTGTGTACTCCTTCCAATCCCCATTAAATATCTTATAGGAGTATTTctttatttacatttttattcTCCTTCCATCCCGAGTTTTAATGTATGAAACTGGTATACTAGAAGagatatagaaaaaaaagtgattgaagttGTTTAGTAGAGATAGAGGCTCACCTCTTAAGAGAGAAAAACTTAAGATCTCTATCCATTTACtctataaaaataaacaatattttaaaactcaagctagttaaatataaaatatctattGTGGAcaggagggagtagtattttttatttcatggaAATCAATAACCTATAGTACATTAATAGCACAATGGGGAGTTTCACGCAAATCTAACATTCAACATAACTAAACTAAAATTGAAGATTGGTTGTGAGAAGCTCAAATCTGTgcatttccatttttatttgCACAAAGGCTGTTATATTTAAAAAGTGGTATCATGATCTTGCATATAATAGCATACATTAAAAGTGTTGCTGGTACCATGTCCCTTTGAGCGTGACAATTATGATTCATTGCATATAATTCATTACTACTCTTAAGCCAAATCAGGCTTGCCATgaatttattacattttttattttttaatttactttttgtaAGACAATATCAATTTATGACTTATTTATTCATAATTGTGTCCTCGCCGACAAGTATTGAAATTTGAATCCTGTATAACATACAAGCAACTCATGTCCTCAgttcaatttctttttatttgagACCAAATTCACGCAgtattccactaattttatttcattacaaaactaatatataaaagtaggactcacattccaccaacatTTTCCATccattttttacttcatttcttaaaatcgaTGCTCGGTCAAACTTAGCCTTCTACTTGGAACACTTGTTCTATTGTTGAGGGTTATTGGAAAACCATCATAATCAAATACTATGATTATGAAGACAAATCCGTTGCTACTACCCATAACCATAGAGAAATAAATGATTCGATTAATTTCATAGGCATGGATTATCATAATTGATTGTTTTGATCGTAAAATTGAATGTGCAAATTTATAACATTGAATGTATCTTATACACAGATAACATGAATTTGGTCTATACGTGCAAAAATCAAGGCACTATTATAATAACAGTGAAATTAATTCATTATAATGACTTATAGATAGTGATACTTACATATTACTTCAAATTTTTTCATGTGAAAATATACTCTCTACGTCTCCTAAAAGTAGAAACTTTTAAaacgacacaaattttaatgcaaaattggtaaagtaagagatagaaaaaaagaaCAACGTTTAAtggaaaatgagtctcacctcattagagagaaataaCTTTCCTTAAataaaaagtttctattttaggggacgaactaaaaagaaaagagtttctatttttaaggaatgaaAGGAGTAAAATTTAGATTTTGTTAAAACTAtcataaaattacctttaatttgatatatatataggcCAAAAAGTAATTCAAATCGAGAGAATTACATGTAACCGAaagttattgaaatattttaaaaGAGATGATCGTTATTGAAAATAATGTGTCCTTACATATTCGAATATATACATGATAATAACATTGGATTTACTATATCATAACATGATCACAGCGTTGAATGTACCACATTATAAGTAAATtaccataataataataaggctTATCACAATTTAACCAAATACTTGATAGTCTAATACACCTTTAGCGaatttttattcttaatttttaTGTGGTAatttattgaccattagatagCAAGATCTTATTGTTTAAATTTGGTCTTggttatatatttaaatttggtTCAGTTTTGAtcactatatatacatatatattgatGTGTTAAACCATATATTTGTCCATATTTCACGTGTTGTATGTCTGAAAGACGAACACAACTCCTTTTTCCGGTGAGATCGACCCGTCGAAGTAAAAGTAGCTGATTCATATTCAAAAGAGGTGTTCTGTCATTAGTTTGCTTCAGCCCTCACCAAATGCAAGCTAGTGTTCCTAGGAGATCAATCCGTCGGAAAAACGAGTATCATCACTCGGTTTAAGAACGACAAATTCGATGACATTTATCAGGTGCGGAATCACATCTTTGTGAAGTTATAGTTTTGCATTTTTGAATTTCACTTTATGTTGAAAAGTATTGTGCTAGGAGTCAGGATATGATCCCTATTATCATTGATTAGCACTTGACACAGGCTTTATTTCGTCTAAATTCCTAACATCTTTTAGCTATGTTTAATAATTTTTCACAGGAGTACAATCTCCTACACTTTCATTGATCCGCTGCTGCATTTACAGGTTTTGTACTGTTGATACATGTGATGTTAGTTGATAGCATTGGTGTTGTTTTTGTAGGTCTTAAGGCATCATAGTTTATTGGATGACCTAGTTGTTAGTAAAGTTGATGAATCGAGCTGACTTTGTTTTCAAGAACTCAATGACTTCAATAACTTTTATGTTTCCGACAGATAATGTAGCAGGAGACCATCTGTTCTCTGTGTTTTGTAGAAATTAGTCAACAGAAGTCTTCGTTCATCAAATATCAGAAACTAAATGTTATGCTAGATTTAAGTGACTGCAGTTATCTATTGCAATATATTCATGGAGAACTTTTTAGTTTACTTTGGTTTACATTGTCAATAGAACCTCTGTCTGAGCTTGTTATAATGTAGGATAAGAATAAATTTACCATACTATTTTGTTCAGACAACTATTGGTATTGATTATCTTACAAAGATAATGCATCTTGGCGACCGGACTGTACGGTTGCTGCTATGGTAAGACACACTTCTTGATATGGATGATTTCATGAACGCTTCCTCGGCTAGATTTATTATTTGCGTTCTTTTCAAAACAACGTGCCAAAAAAAATACTCTAGAAGCTTTCAGTATCTTGCTATGCCACTAGTGCACCTTGGATAAACCAGGCAGGCATGGCTGTTTTTGTAGCTTGGGTTTGAGTTCTCAAAGTGAAATTTATGTGATTCTTAGTGCCACTCTGCCATAGGGGTTCTTTATTCCTGATTATATTTGTTTCACAGTTTGTTTATCTTATAGAGGAATGATCTTCCAATGTATTCATGTTTAGGGATACTGCTGGACAAGAAAGATACAGAAGTCTTATTATATATTAGGCCGACAATCATTTCTTCACGCTGCTAAGTGAAGTGGATCGAGGATGTTCGCATTGAGAAAGGAAGTGATGTTATAATTGTTCTAGTTGGCAACAAAACCGATCTGGTGGATAAGAGGTAAACACCATGTGTAGAGCCATATTTCTCTTATACACATTTCAAGTTCCAACAGAATTCAAATACTATATCTGTAATTAAACTGAACATTCCCAACTATACTTTTCATGCCTTCTGCTTTTGTTTATGTGTGGGATTCCTTCCAATCATTGTCTTGCATTTTAACTCATCCGTACAAGCTTTCATATTTGGTACTACTatgtatacatacatacatacatacatataagAAGAGGCAGTGCTACAGCTACTACACATAAGTAATCATATCCTACATTTGATAACTATAACAGGCAAGTTTCAGAAGAGGAAGCAGAGGCGAAAGCTCGTGAATTTAGTGTCATGTTTATTGAAAGGCCGACTTCAATATAAAGGTAACATATACATTGAGAATCATTTGTGCAACTCAATCTGCTAAATCTTCTTTTTGAATGATGGACGTACCCCAATACAGTAAAGTATTCTGATGCTGAGGTTTGCATGTAATATAAACAGGCGCTATTCAGGAAGATCGTTGCAGGAAACTCTGTCATCAACGAAGAAAGACGAGATGGTCGGTATCAACCTCAAGTCTAGCAACGCAAATGCATCTCAGTCACAACGAGGCTGCGCTTGCTAAAAAGGTGAACCAGAACATTGCTTTATGCGAATGATATATTTTTATTGGATGGAATATGCATCCATAACATACAAGCCACTGTCCTACTaagttcaatttcattttattccgGACCAAATTCAAGTAACTATACTTGTTTTATTATTGAGAGTTAAGGGAAATAAATAATCCATTGCTCTCTTATTTCGGCCAACCTCATCCGCGTCCCGAAACAGACCCATATCAGTGGTCATCGTTGTACGCCGCCCCAACTACTGAATATGGACAGCCACAACCACCGCCCTTCTCCGACAGACCAGACCCATCCTATGGGCTGCCATGGTTTGGCTCTCGAGACGAGCAACCACCATACACTGCAGCGAAGACCACCGCATCTCCGCGATCCACGTTCACTGGTCAGGATCTGTACCGCCATGTACAGTGGCAACCGCCCGACCATGTACAGTGGCCGCCGCCATGCCAGACCCACCCACAACAAATCCACTACTACCAGCCGCCGTTGTTATATCCGCAACTTCCCGATCAACCGGATTGGCAATGTCTCCCAACGACCAACGATGTCGGCCAAATGGAGCCTCTCAACATGCCACGTGATCCAGTGACGCCGGAGTCTAAACCGAACCTAGCGGTGGCTGCCTTGGCTTCACAGCTCGAGCGTTTGACTGCTACTATCAAGCAATTGACGTCTCGGATGGATGCAAACAAACGCTGCCTGGGCGATCCACATGCCGCGACACGACCTCCACCAGACCCTACAGCCAGTGTCATGTACACGGAGCCGGTATCGTGTCCCCTACCACAGATGACAGCCGCCGCCCCAGCTGATCTCCATCATGATCCATCTAGAAGCTCGCTGCCTGTTGTCGTTGTTATCGCGACTCCAGTTTCGGGTATAACTCGATGGAATTAATTGTCGTTGataatgatgaagaggaaaaagATGTTATTCATTCTAGTGTTGATGTTAGTGGACCAATTTATGGTAGTAAAGATGGCATAGATGATCcatgtaatgttgtttttacTTGCAGAGAACCTATACATGTGGTGGAGCATAACAGGTTGGATATTACAATGTTGAGCAACAAGATTGATTCTTTTTTGTtgaaagaggaagaagatggttCCATTGAGGATATGAAGAAGGTAATTGCATGTGTATATGTGGTTTGGCATGTTGGTGATGATACAAGTATTAATCATCGATCAACTTTCCTCGATGCTGATGCACGGTTGATTCCTCCGTGCAATGATGTGCAATGTTTGGGCATGCATGGATGCGTTGACAAGCTCCCTATGTTAACGGTAAATAGTCACACGCACTATCTTCAGGCGAGGCATAAATCTAGTCAGCTAATGGATGACTTCTCATATCTCGGCGGTAAAAGAAGCATGGGAATAATATTAAAGATGGCAAGAGCACTTGTATCCcttcttacaaatgttactcaCCAACGAATTCATGGAGTATGTTCTCATGAGGGGAAGGAAGGGGAGAATGATACTTTGCTCAAGGCCTGGAAGGAGTTTTCTAGAGTGACCATCATAGGGGCTGCCAATGCAAAATCTTGCATTCTAGAGGAAATGGCTAAGCAATTAGCTGCCAAATCAGTCACTCTAAAGCTGATTGGAATTATCGAGCTTAGGATGAGTGGGAGAGTTAGGGGAGTTACTAGATATATTGATGAGTTTTTGGAGTTTTTTGTTGATGTTTTTCTTGATGTGCCGAGGAATGAGAGAGTTCGTGGGCGTATGTATACATTTGATCCAAGTAGGGATACCTCGCCAAAGCTTCTGGTCGCGACACTCTTCGTTttttcgtggtttccaccttgaggacaaggtgaattttaaccgtaggggagttgatacgagcatattCCTAAATTATCTCCATATCTTATTATTCATTTAGCATTGATTTATCTTATCTTTTCCATAGTTAGTTATTGATTCTCCATATCTTTTGCttaggatattattatatttgatttactagattttggtaggatattcatattattcattcaagaaatatcaatttaGTTTATCCTTTATCgttactttatcttttattgtactttattttccacaagttcatctcgtcaaaccctaattgaccgagaaccttaggctgctcgacgggaggatcccgcgaacgaacctaaccCTTCTCCGACGACTTTGCGCTGCCGGAACCAATACGAGTACCTTCGTATCACAAAACCTGACACATTTAGCCATTTTGGTGTCCTTCATTTAAAGCtgcatttacttttttttttagtaAGTGGATTCGTACTCCAccaactcattacactcacattctattataaaaatattaatctaTAAAAACAAGACTTACATTTCAGTaacttttttattctttttttattatgtcaAACAATATCTGTGTTGAATTAAAGTACTTCATCTGTCCCATTTAAGATGCTCCCTTTTTTCGCACTTGTTTTAGAAATTTgacaataaatagttaaagtggagagaaattAAAAGAGACTCTTCTTTTAAGTATTCTTtgtcttactttactttctcttcattataattactccatctgtcccttaaattttgtcacattttagtAGTGGAACATTCCACAAACTcattccaatttcaattttattacaaaattattattatataaaaatatgactcaGTCTCTACCTaattttttaactcacttttcattatatttttcaaaattcatgGCCGGTTGAAGTGCGATAAGACGGTGGGAGTATTTattaatcattttaaaaaaGGATATTTTGGAGTATGTAATTGACGGACATGGAGTAAAATCAAACAACTACGACGTATGGTGCATATTCAAATCATCACTGTCATGAAAAAGTCAATTCACTATATTTATGATTGCGTTCCAATACAGCGATGACCGCTTTCCAAAgctagagaaaaaaaaacagcaTTTTAATTTCGAAATTGAAAGAGTTGGCACTTGGCACTCTTCGTCTCCAACCAAACTAGCAATCAAATCCTTTCTCGATACAATTTCCCCAAATTTTCTTCAAATCGATCCAGATATTTCGCATCACAGTTTTACAGCATCTATGGTTCTTCCGTCTTAATCTACCCggtatttgtttgatttttacttGTATCGTCTTCCGCCATAATTCAAGGTCTTCGTTCTCGTCATGGCAGGTTTTCTACTAGCTTatcatattctttttatttgtgaTTTCGCTATCTGTGTGTAAGCCTTTCTGTCTTTTGACGAATTTGGtggtttgatttatttattcatttctcACTTTTTTAGTGGTCATAGTTGCATGTTTACTCGAAATTCTAGTTTTTTATTTGGTTCGCCTTATTATTGCTTTAATTTTCTGAGGCAGAGTATTCTTCGCAGGGAAACCATAAATGCTTTGTATTTCAGTTTTTAAGCCTTTATTTTGGTGTGGATTTGACTTGGATGCTTGGTTTTAATGTCATTTAAAGAAATGCTAGGTTGTTTAAAGTTTGAGTCATGAAAAGTGCATGATACTACAAATTTGATAAACAATGAGACTTCTTTGTATGGTCCTGTAGTAGGCCAAGTGTTGTTACCTTTAGATGACATATAACATGGGGTAACTGAAGGGGACATCTGTCAACAATTTGCCATTTTCTTCATAAATCCCTTGATTCTATGTTGTTCATGAATTTCCACTGTAACTAACAATCAgcatttttttctctcattatATTGATTTTTACTTAATCCAACGAGGCGGATTTAAACAGCAACTCACTTGCTAGTAGACCTATGGTTTTGCGTGAGTGGTTGATTTGTTGATCTTTGATACAGATTTTATGGAAGATGGTGTATTTTATGTTGCAAGGAATATAATATAGGCGAACTGAAACATGTTTATTTGTATGCCTAAGGAGCCAGTCCATAAAACAAGTTATGCTGGTGTTCCGTTTTCTTGTTTATTTCTTTACTTCAGAGGGAACTACTATAATTTTTGCTTATATATTTAGGATAGCATGTCCATGAGCTTACACCTGATCAGTTGAGTCTCTTATAAGGAAAGCATGTATGAATTCCTAGTTTATCACCGTTATGAGAAGCCAAACTAATATGCAGCCGAAACTAGTGTAATGTACATATTCAGTGGGGTTTTCTAATTTGCAAAACTGTCGATTTTATTTGCTTTGTCCTTGGAGAGTATTTGAAGAGTAAGTGGTTGATGAGAAATGATATGATGGGAGTTTGCCAGTTGGGAGTGATGAGTGATCATATTCCATTGAGGTAGTTGAAATTTATTTCATACTCTGACACTTGCGGCTGTTACATTGTGCTCAGCGCTTAGTTATTATTTCTGTTGCAGTTGCATTGCATTTTACGTTAATTTTCATTAGTATATTTCATTGGACATTGACCGCCTATGTAGAATCTAGTCAAAAACTTGTTTACAATTTGACTTTATCTTGAGAGCATGTGCTGTGTATTTATATCTAGAACTATAAATCTACAACTTTTTATTCTTGTTCCTTTTAATTCAGTTTTGTTTATTTCTCATTTTCCTCATCAATGTCGAGACATTGATAAAGAGTAGGAGATAAAAGGTCatatattttatgaaatgttATGGTTTT
This sequence is a window from Salvia splendens isolate huo1 chromosome 5, SspV2, whole genome shotgun sequence. Protein-coding genes within it:
- the LOC121803199 gene encoding putative invertase inhibitor; translated protein: MKMMNPSFSIIFIFSISITIHLSSSSSLLINTTCESMASDSPNIKYGFCATSLQAAPASSCASTRGLATIAIRALRYNVTDTRCFIKQLLKRRSWDAYVRQCLGDCFDLYSDAIPTVKQAMRSYNERRFDDANVQLSSVMDAATTCEDSFTDGDGVVSPLTKRNADAFQIGAMALSVVGMIRTGSA